A window of Ipomoea triloba cultivar NCNSP0323 chromosome 2, ASM357664v1 contains these coding sequences:
- the LOC116011235 gene encoding cell division cycle-associated protein 7-like, producing the protein MGRLRTKSEYEDLRKARISGNNVPLETLGLQKSIAELGSLAAKPKLERRKWRKIDCSSTPVRQSNRLKGKPCDYAPSVTVENGGFCPGKDSDSVLDPPVNVEMEEVKANSAYEDLRAARILENKARLESLGLQKAISELRSIISSKPKSQKRKLIKIEYSSSPLRRSSRLEGKSCDYRPSVEVEDELMKKAKNGFTYQPSPDALSRRCSSKARGSVYDPVYGICCHFCRQKKLCGEEDCKHCGELDMDQLCIGKTDCSICHSSNGVLCRACLKVRYGEEMEEVRANKEWICPHCTEEKGINPYWICNSSLCLKKRKMVPTGIAIYRAREMGFKSVAHLIMDELQRRGAAHR; encoded by the exons ATGGGAAGGCTTAGAACAAAGTCTGAATATGAAGACCTCCGCAAAGCCCGTATTTCGGGAAACAAC gTTCCATTGGAGACTCTGGGGCTTCAAAAGTCGATCGCAGAACTTGGATCACTCGCTGCAAAACCAAAATTAGAGAGGCGCAAATGGAGAAAGATTGACTGTTCTTCCACCCCTGTGCGCCAGTCCAATCGTTTAAAAGGAAAACCTTGCGATTATGCACCTTCAGTGACGGTGGAAAATGGGGGGTTCTGCCCCGGAAAAGACAGCGATAGTGTACTTGATCCTCCTGTCAATGTAGAAATGGAGGAAGTGAAAGCAAATTCTGCCTATGAAGACCTCCGAGCAGCCCGGATTTTGGAAAACAAG GCTCGACTGGAAAGTCTGGGACTCCAAAAGGCAATCTCAGAGCTTCGATCCATCATCTCTTCGAAACCAAAATCACAGAAGAGGAAATTGATCAAGATTGAGTATTCCTCCAGCCCCTTGCGTCGTTCCAGCCGCTTGGAAGGCAAATCATGCGATTACAGGCCTTCAGTGGAGGTGGAAGATGAGTTAATGAAGAAGGCCAAAAATGGGTTCACTTACCAGCCTTCACCTGATGCTTTAAGCCGTCGTTGCTCAAGCAAGGCCAGGGGCAGTGTATATGACCCTGTCTATGGAATTTGTTGTCACTTCTGCAG GCAAAAGAAATTGTGTGGTGAAGAAGATTGTAAGCATTGTGGTGAACTCGACATGGACCAGCTTTGCATAG GAAAGACTGATTGTTCAATCTGTCATTCTAGCAATGGTGTCCTTTGCCGCGCTTGCCTTAAGGTTAGATATGGTGAAG AAATGGAGGAAGTGAGAGCAAATAAAGAGTGGATATGCCCTCATTGCACTGAAGAGAAAGGAATCAATCCATACTGGATATGTAACAG CTCATTGTGTTTGAAGAAGCGGAAGATGGTTCCAACAGGGATAGCAATATACAGAG